From a region of the Nitrospira sp. genome:
- a CDS encoding ATP-binding cassette domain-containing protein: MLPKENRPIIQVQHFTAAYDGSVVIDDISFEIHRGEVFAILGGSGSGKSTLLKHMIGLYQPAAGHIFIGGKDIVTAGGEERTEILKSIGVTYQMGALFGSMTLLENVRLPLEEYTALPSDAMDLIARMKLKLVGLETFLDYMPSELSGGMQKRAAIARAMALDPHILFLDEPSAGLDPITSAELDRLILDLARNLAITFVIVTHELSSIDTIADRVIMLDKGVKKIVATGRPQELREHATNPWVRQFLNPGVSAETAAKGTGGER; the protein is encoded by the coding sequence ATGTTGCCAAAAGAAAATAGGCCGATTATTCAAGTGCAGCACTTCACCGCCGCTTACGACGGCTCAGTGGTGATCGACGACATCTCTTTTGAGATCCATCGTGGCGAGGTCTTTGCCATCCTCGGGGGATCCGGCAGCGGAAAGAGCACATTGCTGAAACACATGATCGGTCTGTACCAGCCCGCCGCCGGGCATATCTTCATCGGCGGGAAGGACATCGTGACGGCCGGGGGAGAGGAGCGCACCGAAATTCTCAAGAGCATCGGGGTCACGTATCAGATGGGCGCGCTGTTCGGTTCCATGACCCTGTTGGAAAATGTCCGGTTGCCTCTGGAAGAATACACAGCCCTTCCGTCGGATGCCATGGATCTGATCGCTCGTATGAAACTCAAATTGGTAGGGCTGGAAACGTTTCTGGATTACATGCCCTCCGAACTCAGCGGCGGCATGCAGAAGCGTGCGGCCATCGCGCGCGCCATGGCGCTTGACCCGCATATTCTCTTTCTGGATGAGCCGTCTGCGGGACTCGACCCGATTACCTCGGCAGAACTCGACCGATTGATCCTCGACCTTGCCCGCAATCTCGCGATCACGTTCGTCATCGTCACACATGAGTTGTCGAGCATTGACACCATCGCCGATCGGGTGATCATGTTGGACAAGGGGGTTAAAAAGATCGTGGCGACAGGACGGCCTCAGGAGTTACGCGAACATGCCACCAATCCCTGGGTGCGTCAATTTCTCAATCCTGGTGTGTCGGCCGAGACCGCCGCAAAAGGCACGGGTGGAGAGCGATGA
- a CDS encoding MlaE family lipid ABC transporter permease subunit encodes MTQAPETSLNSLDARRSSDGGTLTLIMTGRWDSDTTGKWWRRGQQILTQGKPRRLVIDASGVSYCDGAGVAFLIDLQQLQTRTGGDAAIQGLQEEFRRLLDIYGHISIERPPGRRRESLSIIEQAGKAAVELWRDLQSLLTFVGELAVMLLRAARRPSLVRWRDAWLAAEQSGVDALPIIALIGVLLGLILAFQSAIPMRRFGADIFVADLLGIGMLREMGPLITAIILAGRSGSAFAAELGTMKVREEIDALRTMGLEPVRFLVLPRVIAAVAMIPVLTVFANLFGLMGGAIVMRSLGYPLITYVNQVLSAVTVGDLVGGLVKSFVYGVVVAAIGCLRGLETKTGASAVGQSTTSAVVSGIVLIAIVDGIFAVVFYALDL; translated from the coding sequence ATGACCCAAGCACCAGAAACGTCTCTCAATTCGCTGGATGCGCGCCGCTCGAGCGACGGGGGTACGCTCACGCTCATCATGACGGGACGGTGGGATTCGGACACGACCGGGAAGTGGTGGCGGCGAGGCCAACAGATACTGACGCAAGGGAAACCACGCCGGCTCGTGATCGATGCGTCAGGGGTGAGCTATTGCGACGGTGCGGGGGTTGCGTTCCTGATCGACCTTCAGCAGTTGCAGACCCGCACCGGCGGTGATGCCGCCATTCAAGGGCTGCAGGAGGAATTCCGACGCCTTCTGGACATCTATGGGCACATCTCAATAGAGCGTCCACCGGGACGCCGTCGTGAGTCGCTTTCGATCATCGAGCAGGCTGGAAAAGCGGCGGTGGAACTGTGGCGGGATCTTCAGTCCCTCCTGACTTTCGTCGGGGAGCTGGCCGTGATGTTGCTCCGTGCCGCCCGCCGGCCCAGTCTTGTGCGATGGCGAGATGCCTGGCTTGCGGCGGAACAGTCGGGAGTCGATGCGCTCCCCATCATTGCGCTGATCGGCGTGCTGCTCGGACTCATCTTGGCGTTTCAGTCCGCCATTCCGATGCGCCGGTTTGGGGCGGACATTTTCGTCGCCGATCTCCTGGGGATAGGGATGCTCCGCGAGATGGGGCCATTGATCACCGCCATTATCCTGGCCGGCCGGTCCGGTTCGGCGTTTGCCGCAGAACTGGGAACCATGAAGGTCAGGGAAGAAATCGACGCGCTGCGTACGATGGGGCTCGAACCGGTCCGATTCCTCGTTCTGCCGCGTGTCATCGCGGCGGTGGCGATGATCCCGGTCTTGACGGTGTTCGCAAACCTGTTCGGTTTGATGGGAGGAGCGATCGTGATGCGATCGCTGGGGTACCCGCTCATCACCTATGTGAACCAAGTCCTGTCGGCGGTGACAGTGGGGGACCTCGTGGGTGGACTGGTTAAATCATTCGTCTACGGTGTTGTGGTAGCCGCGATCGGCTGCCTTCGCGGTTTGGAGACCAAAACAGGCGCCAGCGCGGTCGGCCAATCGACCACCAGCGCGGTCGTCAGCGGCATCGTGCTCATCGCCATTGTGGATGGCATCTTTGCAGTGGTGTTCTATGCCCTAGACTTGTAA